In Phosphitispora fastidiosa, a single window of DNA contains:
- a CDS encoding flagellar FlbD family protein, producing the protein MIKVIRMNGSELVINPELIEFIEATPDTVLTLTTGKKFVLKDSVQELIDKVMEYRKSIGITVIDRVYPETGNLGETHKE; encoded by the coding sequence ATGATTAAAGTAATCAGGATGAATGGTTCGGAGCTGGTTATAAACCCTGAACTTATCGAGTTTATTGAGGCTACTCCGGATACGGTGCTTACCCTGACCACCGGGAAAAAATTTGTCCTTAAGGATTCAGTCCAGGAACTGATTGACAAGGTGATGGAATACCGCAAGTCAATCGGCATAACAGTCATTGACCGGGTTTATCCTGAGACTGGTAATTTGGGCGAAACCCATAAAGAATAG
- a CDS encoding flagellar basal body-associated FliL family protein produces MADENNEVQKNEEKASSGSGTVKLVIAGVAILILCAGLSYGVAMYAANTFSKDDTPKGDGYGTVKSETIGTTYDAGEFITNLDTPDNNRYIKVKIVLAFQEPTVQEEIAAKLPQIQHTINSTLRQQSPDSLSQTKAMEKLADLLKKNINTHMVKGNVNSVYFTSFVVQ; encoded by the coding sequence ATGGCAGATGAAAACAATGAAGTTCAGAAGAACGAGGAGAAGGCTTCTTCAGGTTCGGGGACAGTTAAGCTTGTCATAGCCGGGGTCGCCATTCTTATCCTGTGTGCCGGATTATCCTACGGTGTTGCCATGTATGCTGCCAATACATTTTCCAAAGACGATACACCTAAGGGGGATGGCTATGGCACAGTGAAAAGTGAGACCATTGGCACAACTTATGATGCCGGAGAGTTTATCACCAACCTCGATACTCCTGACAATAATAGGTACATTAAAGTAAAGATTGTGCTGGCATTCCAGGAACCTACCGTTCAGGAAGAGATAGCTGCCAAGCTGCCCCAAATCCAGCACACTATCAACAGTACACTCCGCCAGCAGAGTCCTGACAGCCTTTCCCAGACAAAGGCCATGGAAAAACTGGCAGACCTGCTTAAGAAAAACATCAATACCCACATGGTTAAGGGGAATGTGAACAGTGTTTATTTTACAAGTTTTGTGGTACAGTAA
- the fliM gene encoding flagellar motor switch protein FliM: MSEILSQDEIDALLSALSTDEARPDQTKKKDDSHKKIRVYDFKRPSKFSKEQIHTIQAINENYARLLATFFSAHLRTIVQITVHSVEQLTYDEFIHSVPNPSTLNIFRAEPLEGNAILEINPSIVFTIIDRLFGGPGQAPESIRDLTDIERVVIEKVVVRTLDIFREAWESIISLKPKLEVIESNPLFTQIVSPSEMVVLVSFKTRFGENEGLINMCIPYIVLEPIISKLSAHFWFAGTAKESTQESIGRIKAQIEKANLNLTALLGKASIHVGELLELQPGDVIMLDSKINDPVEIMVGSRKKYLGKPGTLGSKMAVQISSVVQEGDDNDE, from the coding sequence GTGAGTGAAATTCTGTCCCAGGACGAAATAGATGCTCTGTTATCGGCTTTGTCCACTGATGAGGCCCGACCGGACCAGACTAAGAAAAAAGATGACTCCCACAAGAAAATCAGAGTATATGATTTTAAAAGGCCCAGCAAGTTTTCCAAGGAGCAGATTCACACTATTCAGGCCATAAACGAAAATTATGCCCGCCTGCTGGCAACGTTTTTTTCGGCACACCTGCGCACAATCGTACAGATTACGGTTCATTCGGTTGAACAGCTGACTTATGATGAGTTCATTCATTCGGTGCCAAACCCTTCCACCCTGAACATATTCCGGGCGGAGCCTCTTGAAGGGAATGCGATACTGGAAATTAATCCTTCGATAGTGTTTACCATAATTGACAGGTTGTTTGGCGGTCCCGGTCAGGCGCCGGAAAGTATCCGTGATCTGACTGATATTGAACGCGTAGTTATTGAAAAAGTAGTTGTCCGCACCCTGGATATATTCCGGGAGGCCTGGGAAAGCATTATCTCCTTAAAACCAAAGCTTGAGGTAATTGAGTCAAACCCGCTTTTCACCCAAATTGTCTCTCCTTCCGAAATGGTGGTCCTGGTTTCATTTAAAACCAGGTTTGGGGAGAATGAAGGCCTGATTAATATGTGTATTCCTTATATTGTTCTGGAACCCATTATTAGCAAGTTATCTGCCCACTTTTGGTTTGCCGGCACAGCAAAGGAGTCCACTCAGGAATCCATTGGGCGCATTAAAGCCCAGATAGAGAAAGCAAACCTGAACCTTACGGCATTGCTGGGAAAGGCTTCAATACATGTCGGGGAGCTGTTGGAATTACAGCCGGGTGATGTTATTATGCTGGATAGTAAAATTAATGACCCTGTCGAGATCATGGTGGGTTCCCGGAAAAAGTACCTGGGGAAGCCCGGAACCCTTGGAAGTAAAATGGCTGTTCAGATTTCGTCAGTAGTTCAGGAAGGAGATGACAATGATGAGTGA
- the fliY gene encoding flagellar motor switch phosphatase FliY: MMSDGVLSQEEIDALLRSDTLAKDTVDEAPAAGTPVSLQSENGVLEPGGGLTDMERDAVGEVANIVMGSAATALSTLLGSKVEITTPVVQVTDPDTFRQDYPLPYVLVNVEYVTGLSGANVLIIRDQDAGVMVDLMMGGDGQSPPAELSEMHISAISEAMNQMMGSASTAMSTIIKERVEISPPTVEEVNFATDELTGTLGQKGQVLVKVSFRMTIEGLIDSEIMQLIPLEFARNMVRSLMDEMTAPDMSELDNLLDQGITGVDQGSVGLEYAAAAAEPAAIHQPGTFVPDSQQAMPAGRSAVQSPQVSVQPVQFAPMQSGFQSREISNIDLIMDVPLQITVELGKCRKTIREILALGQGSVVELDKLAGEPVDLLVNGKLLAKGEVVVIDENFGIRVTDIISPIERVTNLQ, translated from the coding sequence ATGATGAGTGACGGTGTTCTGTCCCAAGAAGAAATAGATGCCTTATTGAGATCAGATACTCTGGCAAAAGATACCGTTGATGAGGCTCCCGCAGCAGGGACTCCGGTTTCCCTGCAGTCAGAAAATGGCGTTTTGGAGCCCGGGGGTGGGCTTACAGACATGGAGCGGGATGCTGTCGGTGAAGTTGCTAACATTGTTATGGGATCTGCAGCAACTGCACTGTCCACCCTTTTAGGCAGTAAAGTCGAGATTACCACTCCGGTGGTTCAAGTGACAGACCCTGATACATTCAGGCAGGACTATCCATTACCCTATGTGCTGGTTAATGTGGAATATGTTACCGGGCTTAGCGGGGCTAATGTTCTGATTATCCGTGATCAGGATGCCGGCGTGATGGTGGATCTGATGATGGGTGGTGACGGACAATCACCCCCTGCCGAACTCAGTGAGATGCATATCAGTGCAATCAGTGAGGCTATGAATCAGATGATGGGGTCGGCCTCAACCGCGATGTCGACAATAATAAAAGAAAGGGTTGAAATTTCCCCTCCAACTGTTGAGGAGGTTAATTTTGCCACCGATGAGCTCACAGGTACACTTGGTCAAAAGGGCCAGGTGCTGGTAAAGGTATCTTTCAGGATGACAATTGAGGGATTGATAGACAGTGAAATCATGCAGTTAATCCCTCTGGAGTTCGCCCGGAATATGGTCAGAAGTTTAATGGATGAAATGACCGCTCCGGATATGTCGGAGCTAGATAATTTGCTTGATCAGGGGATTACCGGTGTTGATCAAGGCAGCGTTGGTCTTGAATATGCCGCCGCAGCGGCTGAACCGGCTGCAATTCACCAACCGGGAACTTTTGTGCCTGACAGCCAGCAGGCCATGCCTGCCGGAAGGTCAGCAGTCCAATCTCCCCAAGTATCTGTCCAGCCTGTACAGTTTGCTCCTATGCAGTCCGGTTTCCAATCCAGGGAAATTTCCAATATTGACCTGATAATGGATGTGCCGCTGCAGATAACGGTTGAGCTGGGCAAATGCCGCAAGACAATTCGAGAAATACTGGCTTTGGGGCAAGGGTCTGTAGTAGAGCTGGACAAACTTGCCGGTGAACCTGTCGACCTGTTGGTCAATGGCAAATTGCTTGCCAAGGGGGAAGTAGTTGTTATTGATGAAAATTTTGGGATTAGGGTTACAGATATAATTTCGCCAATTGAAAGAGTAACGAATCTACAATAA
- a CDS encoding response regulator, with amino-acid sequence MGARILIVDDAAFMRMMIKDILTKNGYQIVGEAENGSVAVEKYKELKPELTTMDITMPEMDGISAVKEIRDFDPQANIIMCSAMGQQAMVIDAIQAGAKDFIVKPFQPDRVLEAVRKALS; translated from the coding sequence ATGGGAGCGCGTATTCTCATTGTGGATGATGCAGCCTTTATGCGCATGATGATCAAAGATATTCTGACCAAAAACGGTTACCAGATAGTCGGGGAAGCGGAGAATGGCAGTGTGGCAGTTGAAAAATACAAAGAACTTAAACCGGAACTGACTACAATGGATATTACCATGCCGGAAATGGATGGAATCAGCGCTGTCAAGGAAATTCGGGATTTTGACCCCCAGGCCAATATTATCATGTGCAGCGCTATGGGTCAGCAGGCAATGGTAATTGATGCCATTCAGGCTGGAGCCAAGGACTTCATTGTCAAACCCTTTCAGCCGGACCGGGTGTTGGAGGCTGTACGGAAGGCTCTGTCCTAA
- the fliO gene encoding flagellar biosynthetic protein FliO, with the protein MKQFFTRLVLPFFAVLTWYAVLSTEKVLAASRELNLDNIEEPQAAPMPSMAVVFIKLVLSLLIIVGLAYLTMRFLRKSMRVSSRGETISVLDQYAFSMNKGIYITQIAGKVYVLGVTDQNINLISEITDEEVIGEMIANAKAREAEGVIPPGILDQIMPSRINITGSRQKSFNEHIKKQIQRLQSITEKRGNITRGDDGDE; encoded by the coding sequence ATGAAGCAATTTTTTACCAGGCTTGTCCTGCCATTTTTCGCTGTCCTAACCTGGTACGCCGTTTTATCGACCGAAAAGGTCTTGGCTGCTTCCAGGGAATTGAATCTGGACAATATTGAAGAGCCCCAGGCTGCTCCGATGCCAAGCATGGCTGTTGTGTTTATTAAACTGGTTCTCAGCCTCCTTATTATTGTAGGTTTGGCATACCTTACAATGAGATTTCTGCGTAAAAGCATGAGGGTATCATCAAGGGGCGAGACAATCAGTGTCCTGGACCAGTATGCTTTTAGTATGAACAAAGGCATTTATATCACACAAATAGCTGGTAAGGTATATGTTCTGGGGGTGACTGACCAAAATATTAATCTCATTTCCGAAATCACTGATGAGGAAGTAATAGGCGAAATGATAGCAAATGCAAAAGCGAGAGAAGCGGAAGGGGTTATTCCGCCAGGCATTCTTGATCAGATTATGCCTTCGCGGATAAACATAACCGGTTCCAGGCAGAAATCATTCAATGAGCATATCAAAAAGCAGATTCAGAGGCTCCAGTCGATTACAGAAAAGCGGGGTAACATTACCCGGGGGGATGACGGTGATGAATAG